The Aspergillus chevalieri M1 DNA, chromosome 5, nearly complete sequence genome includes a region encoding these proteins:
- a CDS encoding uncharacterized protein (COG:S;~EggNog:ENOG410PK23;~InterPro:IPR041628;~PFAM:PF17863), which produces MADWDLSDLAQELSDLEVALLICLVAHGHPLIETTEDGIDDVAKELALICSNTFGFSCAVLDCSSATSAEDFYSEIAASDSRKGQIQPPKSRAESSSNFSVLQGSQGSRNRSRSLIRSELEVVNVVVAKNFNHVGQYIQLQALELIHSKKLMTAKADLNAPENFLFVPLVARDTDILQPGLNTHLNDHLFISHFHDPRDGYTYLEDGNDWLSDGQSISSVVHKPASKQHAKVPQLLLYKFQREGDVVTVSAEVLRYQQDIIIFLRLSRAVAGGITTRSNNYFLRFSKLLAALHGLDYLTPSIAALAAKKVFRHRIIIAKPEDDRSLQYGSDLETVSQVLANVGPEEVLDSVLALEAPL; this is translated from the exons ATGGCCGATTGGGATCTCAGTGATCTGGCTCAGGAGCTTTCCGATCTTGAAGTCGCTCTACTAATTTGTCTAGTTGCTCATGGGCACCCTCTCATTGAAACTACCGAAGATGGCATCGATGACGTTGCCAAAGAGCTCGCCTTG ATATGCTCGAATACGTTTGGTTTCTCGTGTGCGGTCCTGGACTGTTCGTCTGCGACGTCCGCTGAAGATTTCTACAGTGAGATCGCTGCGAGTGACAGTCGCAAAGGCCAGATTCAACCGCCAAAGTCTAGGGCGGAATCA TCTAGCAATTTCTCGGTTCTCCAGGGCTctcaagggtctaggaaCCGCTCCAGGTCGCTAATTCGGAGTGAGCTCGAGGTCGTCAACGTTGTTGTCGCGAAGAATTTCAATCATGTTGGTCAATATATTCAGCTGCAAGCACTCGAG TTGATACATTCGAAGAAGCTTATGACCGCAAAGGCGGACCTTAATGCCCCCGAAAACTTTCTGTTCGTGCCACTTGTAGCACGGGACACCGATATTTTACAGCCGGGCTTGAACACGCATTTG AATGATCATCTGTTCATCTCGCACTTTCACGATCCCAGAGACGGATACACGTATCTAGAAGACGGAAACGACTGGCTTTCCGATGGGCAATCTATATCATCTGTTGTCCACAAGCCGGCATCAAAACAGCATGCCAAAGTTCCTCAACTA CTCCTGTATAAGTTCCAGCGAGAAGGTGACGTCGTCACCGTGAGCGCAGAAGTGCTCCGCTACCAGCAAGACATTATCATATTCCTCCGCCTCAGCCGGGCCGTTGCGGGTGGGATAACCACCAGGTCAAACAACTACTTTCTGCGATTCTCAAA ACTCCTAGCAGCCTTACATGGACTCGACTACCTCACCCCATCGATCGCCGCATTAGCAGCGAAGAAAGTCTTTCGCCACCGGATTATCATCGCAAAACCCGAAGACGACCGCAGTCTGCAGTACGGTAGTGATCTTGAGACTGTTTCGCAAGTTCTGGCAAATGTTGGTCCGGAGGAGGTCCTGGACAGCGTGCTTGCGCTGGAGGCGCCTCTGTGA
- a CDS encoding MBL fold metallo-hydrolase (COG:S;~EggNog:ENOG410QAF3;~InterPro:IPR001279,IPR036866;~PFAM:PF13483,PF12706), whose amino-acid sequence MSSTKFQSSLYITHVTTATAILEIDGVNLLTDPVFSPGGTKFDVTHLLPKDAPQSFLILDDDPALRLDQLPPIDGILLSHEDHDDNLDIEGRRLLDGRYVITTIDGAKNLASRPGVAGIKPWETQVYHFRGIEFQITGTPCVHIPGGESTGFILHSTRFGRSPDGRPNAIWFSGDTIYIDELVKMRDSFHIAAAVMNLGAAHVTLPGQEPMQITMGGEDAARLVREIGIERLVPMHFESWHHFTQFGKDLKGIFEKEGIMDKVYWLEPGQKKKII is encoded by the coding sequence ATGTCTTCTACAAAGTTCCAGAGCTCTTTATATATCACCCACGTTACCACCGCCACGGCAATCCTAGAGATTGATGGTGTCAACCTGCTGACCGACCCTGTCTTCTCCCCGGGAGGCACGAAGTTCGATGTCACCCATTTACTTCCCAAAGATGCACCTCAGTCATTTCTTATCCTCGATGACGACCCTGCCCTAAGACTGGACCAGCTTCCGCCCATTGACGGGATCCTCCTTAGCCACGAAGACCACGACGACAATCTCGACATAGAAGGACGCCGTCTGCTCGATGGTCGATACGTCATTACCACAATCGACGGTGCAAAGAACCTTGCATCACGGCCGGGCGTTGCTGGAATCAAGCCGTGGGAGACCCAGGTATACCACTTCCGCGGTATCGAGTTCCAAATAACCGGAACGCCCTGCGTGCATATCCCGGGCGGCGAGTCGACTGGCTTCATTCTCCATTCTACACGCTTCGGCCGTAGTCCCGATGGACGACCCAATGCCATTTGGTTCTCTGGAGACACGATCTACATCGACGAGCTCGTCAAGATGCGCGACTCTTTCCATATCGCTGCTGCTGTCATGAATCTTGGTGCAGCACATGTGACTTTGCCAGGCCAAGAGCCAATGCAGATTACCATGGGCGGAGAAGACGCTGCAAGACTAGTGCGAGAAATCGGGATTGAACGTCTTGTTCCCATGCATTTCGAATCCTGGCATCATTTCACCCAATTTGGCAAGGATCTCAAGGGAATTTTTGAGAAGGAGGGTATCATGGACAAAGTTTACTGGTTGGAGCCTGGtcagaagaaaaagattATTTGA